In Streptomyces nodosus, one DNA window encodes the following:
- a CDS encoding SIS domain-containing protein: MTHVEDELNSQPECWSRAAERAPAHRDALPAAGERVAIVGCGTSFFMAQSAAVLREGAGQGETDAFAASEFPRGRRYDRVVALTRSGTTTEVLDLLGDLRGRTRTTAITADPATPVRERADEVIALDFADERSVVQTRFATTALTLLRAHLGRHTDTVVADARTALGTPLPEGLVDCDQFTFLGRDWTVGLAHEAGLKMREASLAWTESYPAMEYRHGPISITTRGRATWMLGEAPEGLTRQVGETGGLWVSGGLDPLAELVRVQRLAVALAAARGLDPDRPRHLTRSVVLAPADQSAR; this comes from the coding sequence ATGACGCATGTCGAGGACGAACTGAACAGCCAGCCTGAGTGCTGGAGCCGTGCCGCCGAGCGCGCTCCCGCACACCGGGATGCGCTGCCGGCGGCGGGGGAGCGGGTCGCGATCGTGGGATGCGGGACCTCGTTCTTCATGGCGCAGTCCGCCGCCGTGCTGCGCGAGGGGGCGGGCCAGGGCGAGACGGACGCCTTCGCCGCCTCCGAGTTCCCGCGGGGGCGCCGGTACGACCGGGTCGTCGCCCTCACCCGGTCCGGCACCACCACCGAGGTGCTCGATCTCCTGGGCGACCTCCGCGGCCGCACCAGGACCACCGCGATCACCGCCGATCCGGCCACCCCCGTCAGGGAGCGGGCCGACGAGGTGATCGCGCTGGATTTCGCGGACGAACGCTCCGTGGTGCAGACCCGGTTCGCCACCACCGCCCTCACCCTGCTGCGCGCCCACCTCGGCCGGCATACGGACACCGTGGTCGCCGACGCCCGTACCGCGCTCGGCACCCCGCTGCCCGAAGGGCTCGTCGACTGCGACCAGTTCACCTTTCTGGGCCGCGACTGGACCGTGGGGCTCGCCCACGAGGCCGGGCTGAAGATGCGCGAGGCCTCGCTGGCCTGGACCGAGTCCTATCCGGCGATGGAGTACCGGCACGGCCCCATCAGCATCACCACCCGTGGACGGGCGACCTGGATGCTCGGCGAGGCCCCCGAGGGGCTCACCCGGCAGGTCGGGGAGACCGGAGGGCTGTGGGTGTCCGGCGGGCTCGACCCGCTCGCCGAACTGGTCCGCGTCCAGCGGCTCGCCGTCGCCCTGGCCGCCGCCCGGGGCCTCGACCCCGACCGGCCGCGGCATCTGACCCGTTCGGTGGTGCTCGCCCCCGCCGACCAGAGCGCCCGCTGA